The Ensifer adhaerens genome contains a region encoding:
- a CDS encoding caspase family protein, which produces MPFLRIALSVLLVLFASEALAEKRVALVIGNSAYQHVATLPNPGNDARDMAAKLEGLGFEVVTGADLDLSGVRRAVRDFVGRLDGADLALFFYAGHGLQVNGENYLAPVDATLASSVDLEFEAVPMNLILPAMERSTRVNIILLDACRDNPLAVNLARSMGTRSASVGRGLAKVGTGIGTLIAFSTQPGNVALDGSGRNSPFTSALLKHLGQPGRDITRELIDVRRDVLAATGGKQVPWDNSSLTGEVVLKPAVDGKPAPAEAPATGEAAELAYWETIKDATDRDLFDAYLQQYPDGAFASLAKAKIKIIERASVPTSEGVPGGSGGQAVAAIDPALAAPNADDTTLARSVQVELNRLGCRAGSEDGVWGAGSRKALEAFGKFAKVDLATLEPSSDVLGRLKSEKVRICPLACGRNEEAKDGRCVTIRREAKLPQPGETQGTIKAPQKNTGTRAISPPAELQKKSFANCPANADVAFRQMFARGSGRGRMTISATHSCGRAFACHRTARGQPWDCGWR; this is translated from the coding sequence ATGCCATTCCTTCGCATCGCCTTGTCCGTTCTGCTGGTGCTTTTCGCATCGGAGGCGCTGGCCGAAAAGCGTGTGGCGCTGGTCATCGGCAATTCCGCCTATCAGCATGTGGCCACCTTGCCCAATCCCGGCAATGACGCGCGCGACATGGCGGCAAAGCTCGAAGGGCTGGGCTTCGAGGTGGTGACCGGCGCTGATCTCGACCTCTCGGGTGTGCGCCGGGCGGTGCGGGACTTCGTCGGCCGGCTCGACGGCGCCGACCTCGCGCTGTTCTTCTATGCCGGCCACGGCCTGCAGGTGAACGGCGAAAACTATCTCGCCCCCGTCGATGCCACGCTCGCTTCCTCTGTCGATCTCGAATTCGAGGCAGTGCCGATGAACCTGATCCTGCCGGCGATGGAGCGCAGTACGCGGGTCAATATCATCCTGCTCGACGCCTGCCGCGACAATCCGCTAGCGGTCAATCTCGCCCGCTCGATGGGCACGCGCTCCGCCTCGGTCGGCCGCGGCCTGGCCAAGGTCGGCACCGGCATCGGCACGCTGATCGCTTTCTCCACCCAGCCCGGCAATGTTGCCCTCGACGGATCGGGGCGCAATTCGCCGTTCACATCGGCGCTCTTGAAACATCTCGGCCAGCCGGGGCGCGACATCACCCGCGAACTGATCGACGTGCGCCGCGACGTGCTGGCGGCAACCGGCGGCAAGCAGGTGCCCTGGGACAATTCCTCGCTGACCGGCGAAGTGGTGCTGAAGCCCGCCGTTGACGGCAAGCCGGCGCCGGCCGAGGCGCCCGCGACGGGTGAGGCCGCCGAGCTTGCCTATTGGGAAACGATCAAGGATGCGACCGACCGCGACCTCTTCGACGCCTATCTGCAGCAATATCCCGACGGTGCGTTCGCATCGCTCGCCAAGGCAAAGATCAAGATCATCGAGCGGGCTTCAGTGCCTACATCCGAAGGCGTGCCCGGCGGATCGGGTGGCCAGGCCGTGGCGGCCATCGATCCGGCGCTGGCCGCGCCCAATGCCGACGACACGACATTGGCCCGTTCCGTACAGGTTGAGCTCAACCGGCTGGGCTGTCGCGCCGGCAGCGAGGATGGCGTCTGGGGTGCCGGCAGTCGCAAGGCGCTCGAAGCTTTCGGCAAGTTCGCAAAGGTCGACCTTGCGACGCTCGAACCCTCCAGCGACGTGCTCGGTCGCCTGAAGTCGGAGAAGGTGCGGATCTGCCCGCTTGCTTGCGGCCGTAACGAAGAGGCGAAGGACGGGCGCTGCGTCACGATCCGGCGCGAGGCGAAGCTACCGCAACCAGGCGAGACGCAAGGCACGATCAAGGCACCGCAGAAAAACACCGGCACCCGCGCGATCAGCCCACCGGCCGAACTGCAGAAAAAGAGCTTTGCCAATTGCCCCGCAAATGCCGATGTCGCGTTCCGGCAGATGTTTGCCCGCGGCTCGGGCCGGGGCCGCATGACGATTTCCGCCACCCATTCCTGCGGCCGGGCCTTTGCCTGTCATCGCACCGCAAGGGGCCAGCCGTGGGATTGCGGCTGGCGGTAA
- a CDS encoding MBL fold metallo-hydrolase has protein sequence MKLQLIRNATLKLDYAGHTVLIDPFLGPKDSLPSFAGRAPNPLVGLPFDTDTILAGVELVIISHLHEDHFDDTAKHRLPKGLPIFCQPGDEEAIRGAGFRDVTPLLGKAQWQGLKLTRRDGSHGLGPVVQDMGPVMGFSLEAKGEPTVYWAGDTVLYPAIEKTIHDTKPDVIVTHSCGARWDGALIVMDAAQTIAVCEASKKSIVVATHMEALDHATVSRGDLRAAASAHGIALPRLLIPDDGDVLTLIPPVV, from the coding sequence ATGAAGCTCCAGCTTATCCGCAATGCGACACTCAAGCTCGACTATGCCGGTCACACGGTGCTGATCGATCCCTTTCTCGGGCCGAAGGACAGCCTGCCGTCCTTTGCGGGGCGGGCGCCCAATCCGCTGGTCGGGCTGCCGTTCGACACCGATACCATTCTTGCCGGGGTCGAACTCGTCATTATCTCGCATCTGCACGAGGACCACTTCGACGACACCGCCAAGCATCGCTTGCCGAAGGGGCTGCCGATCTTCTGCCAGCCGGGCGACGAGGAGGCGATCCGTGGCGCTGGTTTTCGCGACGTCACGCCCCTTCTCGGCAAGGCGCAGTGGCAGGGCCTGAAGCTCACCCGACGTGACGGCAGCCACGGCCTTGGTCCTGTCGTTCAGGACATGGGGCCGGTCATGGGTTTCAGCCTTGAGGCCAAGGGCGAGCCGACGGTTTACTGGGCCGGCGACACGGTGCTCTATCCGGCCATCGAAAAGACCATCCACGATACGAAGCCGGATGTGATCGTCACCCATTCCTGCGGCGCACGCTGGGACGGCGCCCTGATCGTGATGGATGCGGCGCAGACGATCGCGGTCTGCGAGGCCTCCAAGAAGAGCATCGTGGTTGCAACGCACATGGAGGCGCTCGACCATGCGACGGTCAGCCGAGGTGATCTCCGCGCCGCCGCCAGCGCCCACGGCATCGCCTTGCCCAGGCTGCTCATTCCGGATGATGGCGACGTGTTGACCTTGATACCGCCCGTGGTCTAG